In Crassostrea angulata isolate pt1a10 chromosome 6, ASM2561291v2, whole genome shotgun sequence, a genomic segment contains:
- the LOC128188765 gene encoding phospholipase A2 group XV-like has protein sequence MSTKTCGVLIKIVFTLFIFSDVHCKILNPVILVPGDGGTQFEAKLNKTVTPHSLCVKKTADYFSLWLNLEELAPVVIDCFTDNMKLVYNRTTHTTSNTPGVDIRISNFGGTSTVEWLDPSQLSVTSYFAPIVNAMVSWGYKRGVSVRGVPFDFRKAPNEFKELYQKMKALVEETYRINNNTRVILLAHSMGNPTSLYFYNQMSQAWKDKYLEAHISLAGVWVGAIKPLRLFASGDSLGVVFVKPIKVREEQRSMPSSAWLMPSDKAWGPDEILVMQPERNYTVNDYKQFFQDINYMDGWYMRQDTVNLIRDLTPPGIKVHCLHGINVKTPGVLMYDKSSWFDSQPKIIPDNGDGTVNVRSLRACLNWQKQQKQPIYHKEFPGVDHMTLLKDAGVIQYLKQVLVGS, from the exons atgtcaacaaaaacGTGTGGTGTTTTGATCAAAATTGTATTTacgttgtttattttttctgatgtccactgtaaaattttaaatccaGTTATTTTAG TTCCTGGTGATGGAGGAACCCAGTTTGAAGCCAAGCTTAATAAGACGGTTACTCCCCATTCCCTGTGTGTCAAGAAGACCGCTGACTACTTCAGCCTGTGGTTAAACTTGGAGGAGTTGGCCCCTGTTGTCATTGACTGCTTCACAGACAATATGAA GTTAGTGTACAACAGGACTACCCACACGACCAGTAACACCCCGGGGGTAGACATCAGAATCAGCAACTTCGGGGGAACATCCACTGTAGAGTGGCTGGACCCGTCCCAGCTGTCTGTTA CCTCTTACTTTGCCCCCATTGTGAATGCCATGGTATCCTGGGGGTACAAGAGGGGTGTGTCCGTCCGAGGGGTCCCCTTCGACTTCAGGAAAGCACCAA ATGAGTTTAAAGAGCTATACCAAAAAATGAAGGCATTGGTTGAGGAGACATATCGCATTAACAACAACACGCGGGTTATCTTACTGGCCCACAGTATGGGGAACCCGACCTCTCTCTACTTCTACAACCAGATGTCCCAGGCCTGGAAGGACAAGTACCTAGAGGCCCACATCAGTCTGGCCGGGGTCTGGGTGGGGGCCATCAAGCCACTCCGCCTCTTTGCTTCCG GTGATAGTCTTGGAGTTGTATTTGTAAAACCAATCAAGGTTCGGGAGGAGCAGCGGAGCATGCCCAGTTCCGCCTGGTTGATGCCGTCTGACAAGGCGTGGGGTCCGGACGAGATTCTGGTCATGCAGCCAGAGAGGAACTACACGGTCAACGACTACAAGCAGTTCTTCCAGGATATTAACTACATGGATGGCTGGTACATGAGGCAAGACACAGTCAATCTAATCCGTGACCTCACGCCCCCAGGGATCAAAGTTCACTGCCTCCATGGCATCAACGTCAAGACTCCAG GTGTCTTAATGTATGATAAATCAAGTTGGTTCGACTCTCAGCCAAAAATCATCCCAGACAATGGAGACGGTACGGTGAATGTTCGTAGTCTACGGGCCTGTCTCAACTGGCAGAAGCAGCAGAAACAACCCATCTACCACAAGGAATTCCCCGGGGTGGATCACATGACCTTGCTGAAAGATGCAGGGGTTATACAATACCTAAAACAAGTATTAGTGGGCAGTTGA